From the Pocillopora verrucosa isolate sample1 chromosome 11, ASM3666991v2, whole genome shotgun sequence genome, the window ACTTTTTAAGTAATCggcgttaaccctttacatcctaacatcaggatgcatatactgttctctatacatttcctttgcagctgacaaggagaatttgtttaacaatcaagaggttcttaaattggtgatcatttcctttattcttgtgacccttATGTTCGATTCAGGggcgatattgtaaggagaaattagatgctagtcactcttaggtgtcaaagggttaacatttgTCCGTAGTAAATGACTAAGTttaattttatcagaaattttaTGAATAGATTTTAATTTCATCTGGTTATAGGACCAAAACggttctcttaaccctttaatccctgagagtgaccagcatctaatttctcccttcaatatcacccatgaatcaaactttaacgtcacgagaataaaggaagtgataattaccgtatttacccgcGGATAGGCCGCACTTTTTTCCCGGAAAAATGGGACCGAAATTGGGGTTGCGGCTTATACGCGGGTACAAGCGTTTTGACACCTCATTAATATGCACGAGAACTCACGGTAGTACAGTAAATTGGCGTTTTAATGTTCGCTTTAAATTGTTCCTAACTTACAACACATACAACTACCCGGTACTCGacctcaacaatttttttttcccatgaaaaccATTGAAAGTTTGGGGTGCAGCCAATACGCGGGTGCGGCCTATCTGCGGGTAAATACGGTAACTAAAGAACCttatgattgttaaacaaattctccttgccggCTTATtagaaaatgtacagagaaaagtatggagaatatgcatactgatgttagggtgtgaaggggTAAATCACCTAACTGTTTTCTTGTCCTTCAATGTCATTGAATATTTTATGCGAAGAAAAAAATAGGTAATtaataaagaatgaaaatatgtaAACTTGCGtctatttttgtttccttttatcaGTTCAGTCAGAGATTATCTTTTTACTAGGCCTGAAACGTGCTCTTAGTGCGGCCCACACTAGAGAGTTTATACTCCTAGGATGGCCCAATATTTTTAAACTTCCTGTCAATTTGTCGGCTTGTCTTTTCATAAGTGGTCTTTTGAAGCTGCAATTTAATTTTCgagtctttttttgttttctgacgATCTTTAACGAGCTATCCTCTGTTTCACCTTTATTCTGAATTTTTACTGACAAAACAACAGATCGGAAGAAGTCTGTAAACTATGCAAGAAGCCGATGTTGAGAAGGACAACACGGGAATGACGTAAAGCCATTCCGTGGCGTGCCGGTGTTTCAAGCATGTGGTCACAGACTTGATGAGTCACCCGGGAGATGCCATTATCATTGTTAGGCAAATCAACATAACATTGCGGAATTGTTTGTGTCCAGTGTAACGCCATTGAATTAAGACATGTGTCAGTTGGTTTTAAATAAGGTCGCTTCTCTTGTTCTGCTAGTCTCATATACCTGATGAAATGTGGAGAACGGAGCTTCAAGACTTCAAGGAAGAATTTCAACTTATACAATTCCGTTTAATCTACTCAAACTCTGGCGATTTTGCCGAGTCCCCGGTAAGAGTGTCATCGACTTCGAGTATCAGCAAATGTCGCCATTGTTCGTGTATTTGCATGAGCAGCCATCGGTTTTTTCTTGTTACTCTGTATCTTTTTTTAGATGAGTACATACTTCTCAGTCTGAACTCAGATAGTCAGTTAAAGAATCTCTGAATACTTTCACTTAAACTGTGTGTAATGTCGGCACTAAAGCTCGTAGCGGTTTCCTGTTAAGTCTTCGAACAGATTCATCGATCTTCAATCGTCTGAATCAAGACAGCAAATAATTTCGCTCGTATGACTTCATTCATTTTTCGGGAGAGATTTTTGAAAACGGTAGATCTTAGTATTTCGAAAATCAACTTTAAGGTCCATATACACGTTTTAATTACAATATTGTGTCCAAACATCGCTAGGATTTCGAATTTTTTACTTGAGATAGCATTAGATTATTTCCTCTGATAGTCACTATTCtaatttgttgattttaaatttaGCACATAGAATAGTTCGCATTAAATTATCGGCTGTCGTTTAAAGAGATCGATCAGTGAGGTACATATAGAGGTTTAACTGTTTTCATTTGTCGACACTTCCATTACTTTCCTCTTTGATTATACTTACGAAAACGACATACCCGACCCGGAACTCTTCACTATATAATTAAACTATAAAAAGTACTTATGTGAATATTTTTCGACGCTTCGCTGGATTTACGGCTTCAACACAATTTATCCAGAAGTTTTTAAGTATCATCACTCATTTCAATTTCGTTTCGAGGACGAgcgtccaaatttttttttcgaacttTATTAACAGTATCCAGATATAAAATGTACATAGTTCAAGGCCTAGAGCACATTCATAAACCTAGCTTAAACCAAAAGGCAACAAAGCGCCGTCTTAAATAATCGTGGCTTGGAAGAGTGAAAGATCTACTGGTACCAGAAGCTCACAGAAGGTGACAAATCCACATAATTTTGACGAAAACACatcgtttgatttttttttaatgtcgtGATGTACTTCAATCGTGTTTGTTAGCGCCCAATTTTTCACCCAAATTATTTCTGAAAACGGGCTTCACTCGAAAATTACCATGAAAACTCCATTAACAATTAGTACGCAACTTTTATGATGTGTCACGCGATCGATTGAGTTTTCAGCTGATTACCATTCCTTCTCCAGCTATAATTatgaataaattagttatttgGATATGCGTGACCTGAAATTTCATATCCTTTCAAGAAGTAAGAGCCTTTTCTTGACTGATATAATTCTTATGCAATTGTCAAATTTCAGAAAGTACCAAATGTTGGTTACTGTACCCGACTTAACCGAATTTGCTAACAGTTATTCACAACTCACTGATTTGATTAGCAACAGCCAACCTGTAAAGGTTAGAAACTCGCATGCTTTCACTGTATAACTCAGTAAATTCAAAAGCtagtttgtttgaattaaaatcttCCCCCTCTATTTAAGACcagaaatataataaatatGTTACTAACTTCGTATTCTCGGTACTTGCTATAAGGAACGTTGTTTTTTTTGCGCTTAGATTTATGGCCCGCGCGTTTCACgcttgggccataaatccgGGCTAAAAAACCCAGTCCTTAAGTTACAGTGCGGACCTCAAACTCAGTTAACAAGAACTATGTATATCACAGTTATTATTTCCAAAAAACCCTTCaaaattgaaggaaattttCCTCTCTGTTTCAGTGGTTTAATGTTTCCGTGATATTCACATACCGCCTTATAGTTGCTGTTTACTGCCTCGCCTGGATTATTTACAGCGGTTTTCACCCAGCTAACATAAATCACAAGTGGTTTATTTACCTCACCAACTGGAGTTTCTTGTTTGTGACATTATACTTCGTATTATCCACTGTAATAACAGCGGTGTACTACAGAGGCGAATGTAGACAGGGCGAATATGAAATCAGAAGTCCAGAACCAATTCCATTGAGGCGATCTCGTTCAGGAATTTCGCGTTCATCAGACATAGATACACGCGATAAGTCGCGTGAAGAGACACGCGCAAAGTCAGAATCTCGAGATTCCACGCGAGAGAATGCAAGAAGTCGAGAGGAGGTTAAAGCTTCGGTAAATCCGCTGGAAGTTATGCAAGAGCTTCCTATGTCTCGTTATCATGAAGCATTATGGGTAATATACAACATTGCTGCAAATACGGCCTTACTCATTACTGCAACAAACTGGGACTACTCTGGTTTTCAAATGGATGGATTGATAGTTACCACTCAAATCCTCaatactgtttttattttgatcgaGACTTTACTGGGAACAGTTCCACTTCGTTTATTTCACGTAATTCATCCAATGCTTTTTACTACTGTCTACATCATGGTTACTGTAGTTTACTGGGCGAATGGTGGTACAAACATCTTAGGTCAACCttatatttattcaaaattagaCTACAGCGGAAATCCAACGCAGAGTATTGGGACCATCCTTGGGTTCTTCTTTGTTGGTCATCCGCTGACCCAACTTGTTTTATTCATTGTGTTTCGGGTTCGGCATTGGTTGAGCAAGAAATTTAGCAAAAAACTTATTTGgtgaaaggaaggaaaaattcaaCACACCATCAGGTGAAATTTTATCAAGATTTGTCCTCTGTTTGACACTTTGATAATAGTAAATCTTAGATTTGCCGATATCATTCATAAGTCTTAAATCTTAAGCTTAAAATAAAGTGTTTGCTTGGTCAAATAGCGTAGTTAAACTGAGAAATTTCATAACAACGGTGGTAGTGGTAAATGACAAGTatgcgcactcattttgccgctgtgttTGACTGGGTGGCTCTGAGGCAAATTGTCTTACACgagttacaaacaaccacacaCGCCAGTAAGTCATGATGTTTTAAAAGCGCATAACTTTTTTTGGTAAAgcgaaaaaaaggaatgaaagatCAAAAGGATACCAATACTTGAATAAGCTTTATTTTGGAGAAATtccgagttttcctttttcccacttttgtttcctttgacaGATTTCTATAAACGTTTCTATTTGCTTTCGCTTATTTTGCAAAACAGcggttgtttcttatgttttcctctGAAATTATGCTCGGGAAATTGGCTTGCAGCCAGTCAAAATTAATCCCTTAGCGCATGCccaacgtttgaccgctgtcTACACGAGCTAACATTATcacaatctcgagcccagggtcatttgTCTCCTTGCCAGCGGTATAGTCGTCAAATAATGATCTCTGGGAGAAccgattaattcaatttttttgattggttgataggaAAACAATAGACTCCACACAGGAAGTGTGATTTACGGAAGGGATCGATCGGGCCGGAAGTAGAGCATTAGCAACgataaatttgaattgtttttattgttgttgttgtttttttttgcgtgaaagTTTTTACTTATAAACTGCCTTTTGATACGTGAGGGAAAATCTAGCTAAAGCCGCGGCGTGTTGCAATGACGGGAAGCTGTTCCAATTGTTTGAAGTTTGTTTGAAGCTGAACCAATTGTTAACTTGAGTGACAAGCAGAAAGGAAGGAAT encodes:
- the LOC131794420 gene encoding protein rolling stone isoform X1 codes for the protein MWRTELQDFKEEFQLIQFRLIYSNSGDFAESPWFNVSVIFTYRLIVAVYCLAWIIYSGFHPANINHKWFIYLTNWSFLFVTLYFVLSTVITAVYYRGECRQGEYEIRSPEPIPLRRSRSGISRSSDIDTRDKSREETRAKSESRDSTRENARSREEVKASVNPLEVMQELPMSRYHEALWVIYNIAANTALLITATNWDYSGFQMDGLIVTTQILNTVFILIETLLGTVPLRLFHVIHPMLFTTVYIMVTVVYWANGGTNILGQPYIYSKLDYSGNPTQSIGTILGFFFVGHPLTQLVLFIVFRVRHWLSKKFSKKLIW
- the LOC131794420 gene encoding protein rolling stone isoform X2, which encodes MLVTVPDLTEFANSYSQLTDLISNSQPVKWFNVSVIFTYRLIVAVYCLAWIIYSGFHPANINHKWFIYLTNWSFLFVTLYFVLSTVITAVYYRGECRQGEYEIRSPEPIPLRRSRSGISRSSDIDTRDKSREETRAKSESRDSTRENARSREEVKASVNPLEVMQELPMSRYHEALWVIYNIAANTALLITATNWDYSGFQMDGLIVTTQILNTVFILIETLLGTVPLRLFHVIHPMLFTTVYIMVTVVYWANGGTNILGQPYIYSKLDYSGNPTQSIGTILGFFFVGHPLTQLVLFIVFRVRHWLSKKFSKKLIW